A region from the Anoplolepis gracilipes chromosome 2, ASM4749672v1, whole genome shotgun sequence genome encodes:
- the LOC140676382 gene encoding retinol dehydrogenase 11-like isoform X2 codes for MWTYHRSCTSQARLDGKVVVITGANTGIGKENAKDFYRRGARVVLTCRNVEKAKEAVEDIKNNLYYDTGSKQDSKDKLGEFAIYSLDLSSLRSVKECAKKILADESAIHILINNAGIMMCEHEKTKDGFELQLQTNHIGHFLLTLLLLPKIQSSAPGCRIINVSSICHLLGNIYFDDINLDRSYSPMKAYAQSKLANILFTKELAHRLKEAGIDGINVYSLHPGVIKTELSRHYSKTIIPGARFIFRNIMGPFIKNPIQGAQTTIHCAVDDKVANETGLYYVECRVTTPQWRARDDKIAKDLWDHTCRLLHLEPEENLSTFLQTVARQLTE; via the exons ATGTGGACCTATCATAGATCGTGTACCAGTCAGGCGCGTCTTGATGGTAAAGTTGTGGTAATAACGGGTGCGAATACCGGAATCGGTAAAGAGAATGCCAAAGATTTTTACAGAAGag GCGCAAGAGTGGTTTTGACTTGTCGGAATGTGGAAAAAGCAAAGGAGGCAGtggaagatataaaaaataatctatattatgA CACAGGTAGCAAACAGGACAGTAAGGATAAGTTAGGCGAGTTCGCGATTTATTCGTTGGATCTCAGTAGCCTTAGAAGCGTAAAAGAATGTGCAAAGAAGATATTGGCAGATGAATCAgctattcatatattaataaataacgccGGTATAATGATGTGTGAGCATGAAAAAACCAAGGATGGGTTCGAACTGCAATTACAAACAAATCATATCGGACATTTTCTTTTGACACTATTACTGCTACCAAAAATACAGTCATCTGCTCCTGGCTGCAGAATAATCAACGTGTCATCGATTTGTCACCTCC ttggtaatatatatttcgatgaTATAAATTTGGACAGATCATATAGTCCAATGAAGGCATATGCACAAAGCAAATTGGCGAATATACTGTTCACCAAGGAACTTGCACATCGattaaaag aGGCAGGAATTGACGGAATAAACGTATACTCCTTACATCCTGGCGTCATAAAAACTGAATTAAGCCGACACTATAGTAAAACGATAATTCCGGGTGCGAGATTTATCTTCCGAAATATTATGGGACCATTCATCAAAAATCCGATACAAGGAGCGCAAACAACGATACATTGTGCAGTTGATGATAAAGTGGCTAATGAGACCGGTCTTTATTATGT AGAATGTCGTGTGACCACACCGCAATGGAGGGCGAGAGATGATAAAATAGCCAAGGATCTATGGGACCACACTTGTCGGCTTTTGCACTTGGAACCTGAAGAAAATCTTTCCACATTTTTACAAACTGTTGCACGCCAGCTTaccgaataa
- the LOC140676382 gene encoding retinol dehydrogenase 11-like isoform X1 yields the protein MWTYHRSCTSQARLDGKVVVITGANTGIGKENAKDFYRRGARVVLTCRNVEKAKEAVEDIKNNLYYDLQRKTNIEVKKMLYIMIKMITGSKQDSKDKLGEFAIYSLDLSSLRSVKECAKKILADESAIHILINNAGIMMCEHEKTKDGFELQLQTNHIGHFLLTLLLLPKIQSSAPGCRIINVSSICHLLGNIYFDDINLDRSYSPMKAYAQSKLANILFTKELAHRLKEAGIDGINVYSLHPGVIKTELSRHYSKTIIPGARFIFRNIMGPFIKNPIQGAQTTIHCAVDDKVANETGLYYVECRVTTPQWRARDDKIAKDLWDHTCRLLHLEPEENLSTFLQTVARQLTE from the exons ATGTGGACCTATCATAGATCGTGTACCAGTCAGGCGCGTCTTGATGGTAAAGTTGTGGTAATAACGGGTGCGAATACCGGAATCGGTAAAGAGAATGCCAAAGATTTTTACAGAAGag GCGCAAGAGTGGTTTTGACTTGTCGGAATGTGGAAAAAGCAAAGGAGGCAGtggaagatataaaaaataatctatattatgA CCTTCAACGAAAGACAAATattgaagttaaaaaaatgctgtatattatgataaagaTGAT CACAGGTAGCAAACAGGACAGTAAGGATAAGTTAGGCGAGTTCGCGATTTATTCGTTGGATCTCAGTAGCCTTAGAAGCGTAAAAGAATGTGCAAAGAAGATATTGGCAGATGAATCAgctattcatatattaataaataacgccGGTATAATGATGTGTGAGCATGAAAAAACCAAGGATGGGTTCGAACTGCAATTACAAACAAATCATATCGGACATTTTCTTTTGACACTATTACTGCTACCAAAAATACAGTCATCTGCTCCTGGCTGCAGAATAATCAACGTGTCATCGATTTGTCACCTCC ttggtaatatatatttcgatgaTATAAATTTGGACAGATCATATAGTCCAATGAAGGCATATGCACAAAGCAAATTGGCGAATATACTGTTCACCAAGGAACTTGCACATCGattaaaag aGGCAGGAATTGACGGAATAAACGTATACTCCTTACATCCTGGCGTCATAAAAACTGAATTAAGCCGACACTATAGTAAAACGATAATTCCGGGTGCGAGATTTATCTTCCGAAATATTATGGGACCATTCATCAAAAATCCGATACAAGGAGCGCAAACAACGATACATTGTGCAGTTGATGATAAAGTGGCTAATGAGACCGGTCTTTATTATGT AGAATGTCGTGTGACCACACCGCAATGGAGGGCGAGAGATGATAAAATAGCCAAGGATCTATGGGACCACACTTGTCGGCTTTTGCACTTGGAACCTGAAGAAAATCTTTCCACATTTTTACAAACTGTTGCACGCCAGCTTaccgaataa
- the LOC140676052 gene encoding retinol dehydrogenase 11-like, translating to MWLFHSQCTSKARLVGKTVIITGANTGIGKETARDFYRRGARVILACRDLQKANDALEDLKNNPPSRADRKQFQGAPGELVIYRLDLSSLKSVKECARNLITKESAIHLLINNAGVMMCPQETTEDGFELQLQTNYIGHFLLTLLLLPKIQSSEPICRIVNVSSAIYKHGIIHDDLNLKESYTPLKAYIQSKLANILFTKELARRLKEANINGINVYSLHPGVIPTELGRHFNRTIFPGVNTVIRTVLRPFLKNPEQGAQTTIYCSVDEKAADETGLYYKECNVATLHWRAQDNQIAKNLWDQTCRLLHLKPDEDLATFLKTVSNC from the exons ATGTGGCTGTTTCATAGTCAGTGCACCAGTAAAGCACGTCTTGTAGGTAAGACAGTGATTATAACAGGAGCGAATACCGGGATCGGTAAGGAAACTGCCAGAGATTTCTACAGAAGAG GTGCAAGAGTAATTTTAGCCTGTCGAGATTTACAAAAAGCAAACGATGCACttgaagatttaaaaaataatccacCCTCAAG GGCAGACAGGAAACAATTTCAAGGTGCTCCAGGTGAACTCGTTATTTATCGATTGGATCTCTCAAGTCTAAAAAGCGTGAAAGAATGCGCTAGAAACTTAATAACGAAAGAATCGGCTATTCATCTGCTAATAAATAATGCCGGCGTGATGATGTGTCCTCAAGAAACAACCGAAGATGGATTCGAATTGCAGCTACAAACAAACTACATCGGTCACTTCCTTTTGACGCTTTTGTTATTGCCAAAAATACAGTCTTCTGAGCCTATCTGCAGGATAGTAAATGTGTCATCAGCAATTTATAAac atgGTATTATACATGATGActtaaatttgaaagaatCATATACTCCTCTTAAGGCCTATATTCAAAGTAAACTAGCAAACATATTGTTTACCAAGGAACTCGCTCGTCGTTTAAaag aagcaAACATTAAtggaataaatgtatattccTTGCATCCTGGCGTTATACCAACAGAGCTGGGTAGACATTTTAATAGAACAATATTTCCAGGTGTAAACACTGTTATTCGAACGGTTTTGAGaccatttttaaaaaatcctgAACAGGGCGCACAAACGACGATATATTGTTCGGTGGATGAAAAAGCAGCTGATGAGACTGGTTTATATTACaa AGAATGTAATGTTGCAACTCTACACTGGCGAGCGCAAGATAATCAAATTGCCAAAAACTTATGGGATCAAACTTGTAGGCTTCTGCATTTGAAACCTGATGAAGATCTTGCCACGTTTTTGAAAACCGTGTCAAATTgctga